The DNA window GTAGGCAAGCTCGGAAAAATCATAGAGAAACTCAAAAAACTCGAAATAAAAGAAGCCGTAATGGCAGGTAAGGTTTCCAAGGGCCTGCTATACAAAAGTAAACTCACCCCTGACTGGAGGGCTGTTAAACTCCTCCTATCGCTTAAAGACCGCTCAGACGACTCAATCCTCCTGGCCATAACAAGGGAACTCGAGAGAGAAGGCATCAGGCTTTTATCTATAACGACCTTCACCAAAAACCTGCTCACCCCGTTAGGCGCTATCACTAAGAGAAAACCTTCAAAAGAAGAATGGAAGGATATAGAATTCGGCTGGCACATAGCAAAGGCAATCGGGAAAATCGATATAGGACAGACCGTGGTCATCAAGGACAGGGCAGTAATGGCTGTTGAAGCCATCGAGGGCACGGATGAAGCCATTCACAGGGGTGGAAATCTTGCCGGAGGGGGAGCAACGATTATAAAGGTAAGCAAGCCAAAGCAGGACATGCGTTTTGACTTCCCTGCTGCCGGCCCTGCTACACTGCATGCCATGAAAAAAGTAGATGCAAAAGTCTTAGCCTTAGAGGCAGGCAATAGCATTATTATTGATAAAGAAAAATTCATAAAAGAAGCGGACAGGGCAGGGATTGCAGTAGTAGGCATAAATCTGGAAATGCAAAATGATTAAAGTCGGAGTTATAGGCGTAGGTTATCTCGGGGCTCACCATGCTCGGATATTTTCCGAGCTAAAGGATGTAGAACTTATAGGCGTTGTAGACGCTAATGGCGCAAGTGCCCGTGAGGTCGCATCAAGATACGGCTGCAAGGCCTATGAAAATCACCTTGAGATCATGGACTCAGTTGATGCAGTGAGCATTGCTACACCGACTACAATTCACTTCCCGATAGCAATGGACTTCCTGATGGCCGGAAAGGACATACTCATCGAAAAGCCAATCACTTCAACTGTAAAAGAGGCTGAAGAACTTATCCGTGAAGCTCAGGCGAGGGGGCTGGTTCTTCAAGTGGGACATCTCGAGCGGTTCAATTCAGGGCTATCCCTTATTGGCAGCATGATAGATAACCCGAGGTTCATCGAATCTCACCGCCTCTCTCCTTTCTCTAAAAGGGGGACAGATGTAGATGTAACACTTGACCTGATGATACACGATATAGATATAACCCTGAGCCTTGTAGGTTCAGAGATATCAGACCTGAGAGCTACAGGAGCCAGAGTACTCACAGAAAATATAGATGCAGCCCATGCCTGGATAGAATTCGAGAATGGATGTATTGCAGAGATTGTTGCGAGCCGTATATCCCCTGAGAAGGTAAGACAGATTAAAGTCTTTCAACGCCATACCTATCTTTCCCTTGATTATCAGAGCCAGGAAGTCTTATGCTACAGAAAAGTTGCAGACAGGATTGAGACAGAGAAAATAAAGCCTGAGAAAAAAGAACCACTTAGAGAAGAATTGAAATCCTTTATCAAGTGTGTCAGAGACAGGTCAACGCCGGTAGTCTCAGGGGTCGAAGGAAAAGAAGCCCTGGCGGTTGCTCTAAAAATATCAGAGGTGATCAAAAATGGCAAAAAATATTAATAGCGGGGCTATTTCCGAGAGAAGCGAGGGAAGTAAAGTGGACAGCGAGCAGTTAGCCCGCCCCGCTTCGCGGAGCGAGGCCGGGGCAGTCAGAAGTAAAACATTAACGGCAGGGAAAATGACAATACCCATGCTTGATCTCAAGGCCCAGTACAGGGAGCTAAGAGTTGAGATAGAAAAAGCCATAAGCAAAATTTTAGGAAGCGGGCATTTTATTTTAGGGCCCAATGTAGATTCCTTAGAAAAGGAAATTGCCGAGTATCTCAGGGGCCCGCACCGGGATGGCGTCCCTTATGCCGTGGGCCTTGCCTCCTGTACAGACGCCCTGCATTTAAGCCTGAGAGCAATTGGAATAAAGGAAGGGGATGAGGTAATTACAACACCTTTTACTTTTATTGCCACTGCAGAGGCAATTGCATATGTCGGGGCTACGCCAGTTTTTGTTGATATAGATAGTAAAACGTTAAATATGGATTGTTCACAAATCGAAAGAAAAATTACACCAAAAACAAAAGCCATCATCCCGGTACACCTCTTTGGTCAGCCGGCAGATATGGACAGGGTCATGGAAATAGCCAGTAAATACAACCTTAAAGTCATAGAAGACTGTGCCCAGGCCTTTGGAGCCAGGTATAAAGGAGCTATGGCAGGAACATTAGGAGATGTTGGCTGTTTCAGTTTCTATCCCAGTAAAAATTTAGGTGCTTATGGAGACGGCGGGATGCTCGTTACCAGAAACCATGACATATATTAGAAAGTAAAATTATTGCGAAACCATGGAACCCATGCACCTTACCGCCATAGCTTTATCGGTTACAATAGCAGGCTTGATGAAATCCAGGCAGCAATCCTGAGGATAAAACTTAAAAGGATCGACTCGTATAATCAGAAAAGGCGTGACTTAGCTGTGCTTTATACCTCTCTGCTTAATAGTGCAGTAGAATGTCCTCTGGAGTTTCCGGATAGAACCCACGTCTATCACCAGTATACAATCAGGTCATCAAAAAGAGCAGATATAATCAACGCCCTCAAGGCCAGCTCTATATCTTCGGT is part of the Nitrospirota bacterium genome and encodes:
- the lpxI gene encoding UDP-2,3-diacylglucosamine diphosphatase LpxI (LpxI, functionally equivalent to LpxH, replaces it in LPS biosynthesis in a minority of bacteria.) — protein: MSLKTIGLIAGTGELPRVLASEAREMGYRVAAIGLEPLCDPSLRSSVDSFYSVNVGKLGKIIEKLKKLEIKEAVMAGKVSKGLLYKSKLTPDWRAVKLLLSLKDRSDDSILLAITRELEREGIRLLSITTFTKNLLTPLGAITKRKPSKEEWKDIEFGWHIAKAIGKIDIGQTVVIKDRAVMAVEAIEGTDEAIHRGGNLAGGGATIIKVSKPKQDMRFDFPAAGPATLHAMKKVDAKVLALEAGNSIIIDKEKFIKEADRAGIAVVGINLEMQND
- a CDS encoding Gfo/Idh/MocA family oxidoreductase, with the protein product MIKVGVIGVGYLGAHHARIFSELKDVELIGVVDANGASAREVASRYGCKAYENHLEIMDSVDAVSIATPTTIHFPIAMDFLMAGKDILIEKPITSTVKEAEELIREAQARGLVLQVGHLERFNSGLSLIGSMIDNPRFIESHRLSPFSKRGTDVDVTLDLMIHDIDITLSLVGSEISDLRATGARVLTENIDAAHAWIEFENGCIAEIVASRISPEKVRQIKVFQRHTYLSLDYQSQEVLCYRKVADRIETEKIKPEKKEPLREELKSFIKCVRDRSTPVVSGVEGKEALAVALKISEVIKNGKKY